In the genome of Monodelphis domestica isolate mMonDom1 chromosome 2, mMonDom1.pri, whole genome shotgun sequence, one region contains:
- the LOC130457304 gene encoding insulin receptor substrate 1-B-like gives MRKPREVGEVSESGSPRRVPLLPPPTLSLPLLSARRCGHTDAFFFLELGRSAPTGPGELWLQAPDALVAWNIHEKVLDAMKRLDGTRLGTEQQLRGPSPAAPMSSALARPEPPTIPAARAYQGHDYIQMSPPRAWGVAREENHPGSYVLKAEVGLEPSGRGNYLATEAEGDYVSVGGTEANEYMVMELPSTYTSLPNTTSLSRPFGDWGGSEYMTMDRSFPESPRNSSSSLPQYSERQHRVIKLLPPGNPPTCKDSRSGNCDHQDANILTTRRAPEPSGEYVCIEGPDYIAMEAGSAEETPTANRESILNYVDLDLSGQEGQSNQAQAQARPPDPTRGARPHSYAKIKFGRLGEEES, from the exons ATGCGGAAGCCCAGGGAAGTCGGAGAGGTCTCGGAATCCGGAAGCCCTCGCCGTGTCCCTCTCTTGCCGCCCCCTACCCTCTCGCTGCCCCTACTCAGTGCGCGGCGTTGTGGCCATACCGacgccttctttttcctggagcTCGGCAGATCGGCGCCCACGGGGCCGGGGGAGCTGTGGCTGCAGGCTCCCGACGCACTGGTGGCCTGGAATATCCATGAGAAAGTGCTGGACGCAATGAAACGGCTTGATGGGACCAGGCTGGGCACCGAACAGCAACTTCGGGGACCCTCTCCCGCTGCCCCTATGTCCTCGGCCCTGGCCCGACCCGAGCCTCCAACCATACCGGCTGCTCGAGCCTACCAGGGCCATGATTATATCCAGATGAGCCCCCCGCGGGCCTGGGGTGTGGCTCGAGAAGAGAACCACCCGGGTAGCTATGTCCTCAAGGCAGAGGTGGGGCTGGAGCCCAGTGGTCGGGGGAACTACTTAGCTACGGAGGCCGAGGGCGATTATGTGTCCGTGGGAGGCACCGAGGCCAACGAATACATGGTGATGGAGTTGCCCTCGACGTACACATCGCTTCCTAATACTACATCCCTGAGTCGGCCATTCGGAGACTGGGGTGGCTCGGAATATATGACCATGGATCGGTCTTTCCCGGAGTCTCCAAGGAACTCCTCCAGCTCACTGCCCCAGTACTCAGAGCGGCAGCACAGGGTAATAAAGCTGCTTCCCCCTGGCAATCCGCCGACTTGCAAAGATAGCCGAAGCGGCAACTGTGATCACCAGGATGCCAATATACTGACGACACGCCGGGCTCCGGAGCCTTCAGGGGAATACGTATGCATTGAAGGTCCAGACTACATAGCCATGGAGGCCGGCAGTGCAGAGGAGACTCCCACTGCCAACCGGGAGAGCATCCTCAACTACGTCGACCTGGATCTTTCTGGGCAGGAAGGACAAAGCAATCAGGCCCAGGCTCAGGCTCGTCCTCCGGACCCTACCCGTGGGGCCCGACCCCATAGCTATGCCAAGATCAAGTTCGGGAGGCTAGGGGAAGAGG AGTCCTGA